A genomic window from Tolypothrix sp. PCC 7910 includes:
- the dprA gene encoding DNA-processing protein DprA produces the protein MGEERAYWLAWSQISGIGPVFLGRLQQHFGTLSIAWKATAAELSQVEGFGFQTLEKVVKQRSRLHPEQLLLKHQEENPHFWTPADTDYPRLLLEIPSPPACLYYRGEVELQENLGNKPLVGIVGTRQPSDYGIRWTRQISTALAKNGFTVVSGMAEGIDTESHAATMKAGGRTIAVLGTGVDIIYPPKNRELYKQILTAGLVVSEYPAKTPPDRSHFPRRNRIIAGLSRAILVIEAPIKSGALITATYANDFGRDVYALPGRIDDYPSQGCLKLISQGASIILKELDELLKTLGAIPQIDVVQESSAPQQLSLPDLAPELQQVINAIAFDALPFDFIIQKTGMDAGSVSSALLQLELMGLVSQLPGMRYQKV, from the coding sequence GTGGGAGAAGAACGCGCGTATTGGTTAGCTTGGTCGCAAATTTCTGGGATTGGCCCTGTATTCCTGGGGCGTTTGCAGCAGCATTTTGGTACGCTGTCTATAGCTTGGAAAGCAACTGCGGCGGAATTGTCACAGGTAGAGGGTTTTGGTTTTCAGACATTAGAAAAAGTAGTCAAACAGCGATCGCGTTTGCATCCAGAACAGCTATTGCTTAAGCACCAGGAAGAAAACCCCCATTTTTGGACACCAGCAGATACAGATTATCCTCGCTTGCTATTAGAGATACCCAGTCCACCTGCTTGTTTGTACTATCGCGGTGAAGTGGAACTGCAAGAAAATCTGGGAAATAAACCTTTAGTGGGAATTGTTGGAACTCGTCAACCTTCAGATTATGGCATCCGTTGGACTCGCCAAATTAGCACAGCCTTAGCCAAAAATGGTTTTACAGTAGTTTCGGGAATGGCTGAGGGCATTGATACCGAAAGCCATGCGGCTACAATGAAAGCTGGTGGGAGGACGATCGCAGTTTTAGGTACAGGTGTTGATATTATCTATCCACCCAAAAATCGGGAACTCTACAAGCAGATTTTGACTGCGGGATTAGTTGTCAGTGAATATCCCGCCAAAACCCCACCCGATCGCAGTCATTTCCCCCGGCGTAATCGGATTATTGCAGGTTTGAGCCGCGCCATTTTAGTTATCGAAGCACCAATAAAATCGGGTGCGTTAATTACAGCCACCTACGCTAATGATTTTGGTAGAGATGTTTACGCCTTACCTGGCAGAATTGATGATTACCCATCCCAAGGTTGTTTAAAATTAATTAGTCAAGGCGCTTCAATAATTCTCAAAGAATTAGACGAACTGTTAAAAACCCTGGGAGCAATACCACAAATCGACGTAGTGCAAGAATCTTCAGCACCCCAGCAATTGAGTTTGCCAGATTTAGCACCAGAATTGCAACAAGTAATCAATGCGATCGCTTTTGATGCTTTACCATTTGATTTTATTATTCAAAAAACTGGCATGGATGCTGGTTCAGTTTCCAGCGCCTTATTACAGTTAGAATTGATGGGTTTAGTATCGCAACTCCCAGGAATGCGATATCAAAAAGTTTGA
- a CDS encoding DUF2301 domain-containing membrane protein, with protein sequence MTTQTLSAPEVYQGQFGEFTITQSDRTGVIIYRAGLMVAALSFAIASALVVFNNQPATLAAITPLYACFTLALGVSLITIHIYMLTLHRLLQAFWAIGSIAAVGLAFYSSEPLAVTVYNHPLTLFGIGFTFVALTGIYFKEAFCFNRLETKVLTFTVPLLLLGHLVGILPIPAEQVLLGIWATLFLVFALRKTVQAIPADIGDKSVFTYLKQQRSNKG encoded by the coding sequence ATGACTACACAAACATTATCAGCACCAGAAGTTTATCAAGGCCAGTTTGGGGAATTTACAATTACTCAGAGCGATCGCACTGGGGTAATTATCTATCGCGCTGGATTAATGGTGGCTGCACTTAGCTTTGCGATCGCTAGCGCTTTAGTGGTGTTCAACAATCAACCAGCAACTTTAGCAGCTATAACTCCGCTATACGCCTGTTTTACTCTAGCTCTCGGTGTAAGTTTAATCACCATCCATATTTATATGCTGACACTGCACCGACTTTTACAGGCTTTTTGGGCAATTGGTAGCATTGCAGCAGTAGGATTGGCGTTTTATAGCAGTGAGCCTTTAGCTGTTACCGTTTACAATCATCCTCTTACCTTATTCGGTATTGGATTTACCTTTGTAGCTCTGACAGGTATTTATTTCAAAGAAGCTTTTTGCTTTAATCGCTTGGAAACTAAGGTATTGACTTTTACGGTACCACTATTGTTATTAGGGCATTTAGTAGGAATTTTACCAATTCCAGCAGAACAGGTTTTACTGGGAATTTGGGCAACTTTGTTTTTAGTATTTGCATTGCGGAAAACAGTGCAAGCAATTCCTGCGGATATTGGCGATAAATCTGTGTTTACTTATTTGAAACAGCAGCGTTCAAATAAGGGTTAA
- a CDS encoding penicillin acylase family protein, with protein sequence MRRTKKIWLQKLLKKTIILLLLFGLLIVGFATYTVRQSFPQENGAIALAGLKAEVTVQRDQWGIPHIYATNSHDLFMAQGYIHAQDRFWQMDFWRHIGSGRLAEMFGSSQVTTDKYLRTMGWARVAQQEIQQANAEMKAYLEAYAQGVNAYLAEHQGSAISLEYAVLKLLNPGYKPEPWQLLHSLTWGKVMAYDLGRNFEREIERTILLKTLNLAQVEELFPPYPQDLPVILTDSQKRKTGEQDDFDETQLIAAHLTDSQLPITQALATITQPMKALEELIGSRAIGIGSNNWVISGSRTTTGKPILANDPHLAVQMPSIWYEVGLHCTPKNSECPYNVTGFSFAGMLGVIIGHSDRIAWGVTNVEPDVMDLYIEKINPANPNQYEVNGKWVDMQLVPETIQVAGSKPIVQTVRYTRHGPILSDVSPKLQQFPTQGGVEVPPKYAVALRWTALEPSTLGYAIPLINRAQNWQEFRQAVENFDVPAQNFVYADVDGNIGYQMPGKFPIRAKGKGRYPVPGWTDEYEWQGYIDFEQLPTSFNPSQGYIATANNLVQNNYPYLITTDWVYGYRAQRIVEMIAKSQQILSLLDVELIQGDNQNLNAQTLVPLFNNISLNNPRYEAAKQLLLDWNLQLEMASPAAALFEVFWKHLLADTFHDQLPPEYYPDGGDRWYAVVKNLVKKPNSSWWDNRNTPKVENRDEILRQSLTKAVDELERLQGKDPKSWNWGDLHTVTFRNATLGKSGLAPIEALFNRGAFSTAGNGESVNANRWKANKSFEVTDIPSLRMVVDLKNLDNSVAIHTPGQSGHAFHTHYTDMIDPWRKIEYHPMLWEKQKVDANTTATLKLRVK encoded by the coding sequence ATGAGAAGAACCAAGAAGATTTGGTTGCAAAAGTTACTCAAAAAGACAATTATCTTACTATTATTATTTGGTTTATTAATAGTAGGATTTGCCACCTATACTGTAAGGCAATCCTTTCCCCAAGAAAATGGAGCGATCGCACTTGCGGGGCTGAAGGCTGAGGTAACAGTCCAACGAGATCAATGGGGAATACCACACATTTATGCTACTAATTCCCATGATCTATTTATGGCACAAGGATATATCCACGCCCAAGACCGCTTTTGGCAAATGGACTTTTGGCGACACATTGGTTCTGGGCGACTGGCTGAAATGTTTGGATCTTCTCAGGTAACCACTGACAAATATCTGCGGACAATGGGTTGGGCTAGGGTAGCGCAGCAAGAAATCCAACAAGCGAATGCAGAGATGAAGGCATATCTGGAAGCCTACGCCCAAGGTGTAAACGCTTATTTAGCAGAACATCAAGGCAGTGCTATCAGTTTAGAATATGCTGTGCTGAAATTACTTAATCCAGGGTATAAGCCAGAACCTTGGCAACTGCTCCATTCCCTGACTTGGGGTAAAGTCATGGCTTACGACTTGGGGAGAAACTTTGAGCGCGAAATTGAACGTACCATTCTGCTGAAAACCTTAAATTTGGCTCAAGTCGAAGAACTATTTCCCCCATACCCCCAAGATTTACCAGTCATCTTAACCGATTCGCAAAAACGCAAAACAGGCGAGCAAGATGATTTTGACGAAACACAATTAATTGCTGCTCATCTTACAGACTCTCAATTACCCATTACCCAAGCCTTAGCCACAATTACCCAACCTATGAAAGCTTTAGAAGAGTTAATCGGCTCCAGAGCAATAGGTATAGGTTCTAATAATTGGGTAATCTCTGGTTCTCGCACCACTACAGGCAAGCCCATATTAGCAAATGACCCCCATTTAGCAGTACAAATGCCTTCGATTTGGTACGAAGTTGGTTTGCACTGTACGCCTAAAAATAGTGAATGTCCCTACAACGTTACAGGTTTTTCTTTTGCGGGGATGCTAGGAGTGATTATCGGTCATAGCGATCGCATTGCTTGGGGTGTCACCAATGTTGAACCGGATGTGATGGATTTGTACATCGAGAAAATCAACCCTGCAAACCCTAACCAATATGAGGTAAATGGCAAATGGGTAGATATGCAACTAGTACCAGAGACAATTCAAGTTGCAGGAAGTAAGCCAATTGTACAAACAGTCCGCTACACCAGACATGGCCCAATTCTTTCGGATGTCTCACCTAAACTTCAGCAGTTTCCCACACAAGGCGGCGTAGAAGTTCCGCCAAAATATGCAGTAGCGCTACGCTGGACAGCTTTAGAACCTTCCACCTTGGGATATGCTATCCCCCTAATTAATCGCGCCCAAAATTGGCAAGAGTTTCGCCAAGCTGTAGAGAATTTTGATGTTCCAGCCCAAAACTTTGTTTATGCTGATGTGGATGGCAATATTGGCTACCAAATGCCTGGTAAATTCCCCATCCGCGCTAAAGGTAAGGGACGCTATCCTGTTCCTGGCTGGACAGATGAATATGAATGGCAAGGCTATATTGACTTTGAGCAGCTACCCACAAGTTTTAATCCATCTCAAGGTTATATTGCTACCGCTAACAACTTAGTACAAAATAATTATCCTTATTTAATTACCACAGACTGGGTTTACGGCTACCGAGCCCAGCGCATTGTAGAGATGATTGCCAAATCACAGCAAATTCTCTCCCTACTAGATGTAGAGTTGATTCAGGGTGACAACCAGAATTTAAATGCCCAAACCCTAGTACCTTTATTCAATAATATTTCCCTAAATAACCCGCGATACGAAGCCGCCAAACAGCTGCTACTAGATTGGAACTTACAGCTTGAAATGGCATCTCCCGCAGCAGCTTTATTTGAAGTATTCTGGAAACACTTACTAGCCGACACTTTCCATGATCAGTTACCCCCAGAATATTATCCTGATGGAGGCGATCGCTGGTATGCTGTGGTAAAAAATCTTGTCAAAAAGCCAAATAGTAGCTGGTGGGACAACCGCAACACTCCAAAAGTAGAAAACCGCGACGAAATTTTGCGTCAGTCCCTCACCAAAGCCGTGGATGAACTCGAACGACTTCAAGGTAAAGACCCCAAATCATGGAACTGGGGTGATTTACATACCGTGACTTTTCGGAATGCTACCTTAGGCAAATCTGGTTTAGCACCCATTGAGGCTTTATTTAATCGTGGCGCATTTTCCACTGCTGGGAACGGGGAAAGCGTAAATGCTAATCGCTGGAAAGCAAATAAATCTTTCGAGGTGACTGATATTCCCTCCCTCCGCATGGTCGTAGACTTAAAAAATCTCGATAACTCTGTAGCCATTCATACCCCCGGTCAATCAGGCCACGCCTTCCACACCCACTACACAGACATGATTGACCCCTGGCGCAAAATTGAATACCACCCCATGCTTTGGGAAAAGCAGAAAGTCGATGCGAATACGACTGCAACATTGAAATTGCGGGTGAAGTAG
- a CDS encoding S-adenosyl-l-methionine hydroxide adenosyltransferase family protein, whose amino-acid sequence MDKSQILDGKASVVTLLSDFGDRDVYVAVMKGVIAQINPQLRVIDLNHQIPPQNLTAARFCLMDAYPYFPKGTVHIAVVDPGVGSKRRAIAVEFPQGFLVGPDNGIFSGILSQQQAIAAVELTNRNYWRSTEISHTFHGRDIFAPVGANLASGVPIQELGREIDPASLVQLEITECQQVGNVITGCIQYIDHFGNLVSNIPGSYVQGKTWRVQVRGLTIPGCETYSDVKVGEAIALVGSHGWVEIAINSGNAQSQLQINWQDSLEVILLS is encoded by the coding sequence ATGGATAAATCACAAATCCTTGATGGAAAAGCGAGCGTAGTGACGCTGTTAAGCGATTTTGGCGATCGCGATGTTTATGTAGCTGTGATGAAGGGCGTAATTGCTCAAATCAACCCTCAGCTAAGGGTTATTGACTTAAATCACCAAATACCACCGCAAAATCTTACTGCAGCTAGGTTTTGCTTAATGGATGCTTATCCTTACTTCCCAAAGGGGACAGTACATATAGCTGTGGTAGATCCGGGAGTGGGTAGCAAACGCAGGGCGATCGCAGTAGAGTTTCCCCAAGGATTTTTAGTGGGGCCGGATAATGGCATTTTCAGTGGCATACTCAGTCAACAACAGGCGATCGCAGCAGTTGAGTTAACAAATCGTAATTATTGGCGGAGTACCGAAATTAGCCACACTTTTCACGGTAGAGATATTTTCGCACCAGTCGGAGCTAATTTAGCAAGCGGTGTGCCAATCCAAGAACTGGGACGAGAAATTGATCCCGCTAGTTTGGTACAGCTAGAGATCACAGAATGCCAACAAGTAGGAAATGTTATCACAGGTTGTATTCAATATATTGACCATTTTGGTAACCTAGTGAGCAACATTCCGGGGAGTTATGTGCAGGGTAAAACCTGGCGCGTACAAGTGCGAGGTTTGACAATACCGGGGTGTGAAACTTACAGCGATGTCAAAGTTGGAGAAGCCATTGCTTTAGTAGGGAGTCATGGCTGGGTAGAAATTGCCATCAATAGCGGTAATGCACAGTCACAATTACAGATCAACTGGCAAGATAGTTTAGAGGTAATACTGCTCAGTTAG
- a CDS encoding PEP-CTERM sorting domain-containing protein, protein MQLAQKLGIATASNIMVFASILASSVTSVSAFTITTGGTSVPGAGQISSVPNTKTINFDNGIAPTTGYAQYSASIGTPAIVQGTFSDYARPSGDQTKYLTIAPVGANVPGSNSPITIALAKAANYFGLYWGSVDAFNTVGFYKGQALLASFTGRDVPSTTASGDQSSPEDNVYVNFFAGQGEEFDKIILGSSQVAFESDNHAFQEVPEPLTIGGSLLALGFGLWMKLQPLRGIQNSKFKIKKI, encoded by the coding sequence ATGCAATTAGCTCAAAAGCTTGGCATTGCAACTGCTAGTAATATTATGGTCTTCGCCAGTATACTAGCGTCTTCCGTAACATCAGTTAGTGCTTTTACCATAACTACCGGAGGTACATCAGTACCAGGGGCCGGTCAAATCTCCAGCGTCCCCAACACAAAAACAATCAATTTTGACAATGGCATAGCACCAACTACTGGATACGCTCAATATTCCGCGAGTATTGGTACACCAGCTATAGTCCAAGGTACTTTCAGTGACTACGCTAGACCATCTGGCGATCAAACGAAATATCTCACAATTGCTCCGGTAGGAGCTAATGTTCCAGGGAGCAATTCTCCAATTACAATTGCGTTGGCTAAAGCAGCTAATTATTTTGGTTTGTACTGGGGTTCGGTTGATGCGTTCAATACTGTAGGCTTCTACAAAGGTCAAGCTTTACTAGCAAGCTTCACAGGTAGAGATGTTCCTAGTACTACAGCTAGCGGCGATCAGTCTAGCCCAGAAGACAACGTTTATGTGAATTTCTTTGCTGGTCAGGGAGAAGAATTTGACAAGATAATTTTGGGCAGTTCTCAAGTAGCCTTTGAAAGTGATAACCATGCTTTTCAAGAGGTTCCTGAACCATTGACTATTGGCGGCTCATTACTTGCTCTCGGGTTTGGTTTATGGATGAAACTTCAACCCCTGCGGGGAATCCAAAATTCAAAATTCAAAATTAAGAAAATTTGA
- the psb28 gene encoding photosystem II reaction center protein Psb28, whose protein sequence is MESTTPSIQFFAGIFEELSNVSLRREVRTGKRIVVMFFEKLQALEGFNSFTKPSLNSLRLTDEEGEVNVTPSSTRFIFGGDEGDELQRVECKFEIEQDEHWERFMRFMHRYAEANGMEYGER, encoded by the coding sequence ATGGAATCAACAACACCTTCTATCCAATTTTTTGCGGGAATTTTTGAAGAACTTAGTAATGTCAGTTTGCGGCGTGAAGTTCGCACAGGTAAACGCATAGTAGTAATGTTTTTTGAAAAACTACAAGCTTTGGAAGGGTTTAATAGCTTTACTAAACCATCTTTAAATTCATTACGTTTAACTGATGAAGAAGGCGAAGTTAATGTGACTCCTTCTTCTACTCGCTTTATTTTTGGTGGTGATGAAGGTGATGAATTACAGCGAGTAGAATGTAAATTTGAAATTGAGCAAGATGAACATTGGGAAAGATTTATGCGTTTTATGCACCGCTATGCTGAAGCTAATGGGATGGAATACGGCGAACGTTAA
- a CDS encoding serine hydrolase yields MSESIDKQIPFSRREPRNRRQRPRKVQKVEQKKAKVPSQKRAGAKEVPLTRVTNSNSYSPMVASGSRSKAGLVMPAAVKPIPRNKVATPQVQSNTVKFKTVRVNQHGVAKTVVRSRKTRLKPMARTLLYTLRLLIVGVGIGAIMGTVLSILDPASRMTPTSSSASNTNTGQTQTQPTPNAATPSGLSLSQEIPSLKTAVQNLAAANPNLTPGVLLVDLDTGSYVDINSAASFPAASTIKVPILVAFFQDVDAGKIRLDEMLTMQQSMIAGGSGNMQYKPAGTQYSALEVATKMITISDNTATNMLIARLGGIEALNQRFRSWGLTTTAIRNQLPDLQGTNTTSPKELATLMAMVNQGNLVNMRSRDRLLDIMRQTERDNLLPSGLGTGATIAHKTGDIGTMLADAGLVDIPTGKRYIAAVMVQRPNNDPRAEKLISGISRAAYQQFSQNGVIPNVTSSPTPTTGYQTPVMSPSAPNSGVNTVPVMPNNGVNNVPMMPNNGGNALPMNGYPAPVMAPYPNGMVNPMPPNTGYPYPVMNPPYYPPR; encoded by the coding sequence GTGTCAGAATCGATTGACAAACAAATACCATTCTCGCGGCGTGAACCCAGAAACCGCCGCCAGCGTCCACGCAAAGTCCAAAAAGTGGAACAAAAGAAGGCAAAAGTACCTAGCCAAAAGCGTGCTGGTGCAAAAGAAGTTCCACTAACGCGTGTAACAAATAGTAACAGTTACTCGCCAATGGTGGCTAGTGGCTCCAGATCCAAGGCAGGATTAGTGATGCCAGCAGCAGTCAAACCCATACCTAGAAACAAGGTAGCTACTCCACAAGTGCAATCCAACACTGTGAAGTTCAAAACAGTGCGGGTAAACCAGCATGGGGTGGCAAAAACTGTGGTGCGATCGCGTAAGACGCGTTTAAAGCCAATGGCTAGAACCCTGCTATATACCTTACGGCTGTTAATCGTCGGTGTTGGGATTGGTGCCATTATGGGTACGGTGTTATCTATATTAGATCCAGCTTCGCGGATGACTCCCACTTCTTCATCCGCATCTAATACCAACACGGGACAAACCCAAACCCAACCTACCCCCAATGCTGCAACACCCTCTGGCTTATCTTTATCACAAGAAATTCCCTCATTAAAAACTGCCGTGCAAAACCTGGCGGCTGCAAACCCTAACCTTACGCCAGGGGTTTTATTAGTTGATTTAGATACAGGTTCTTATGTAGATATTAATAGTGCCGCCAGTTTCCCCGCAGCTAGTACGATTAAAGTTCCTATTTTGGTAGCCTTTTTCCAAGATGTAGATGCAGGGAAAATCCGGCTAGATGAAATGCTGACCATGCAGCAAAGTATGATTGCTGGTGGTTCCGGAAATATGCAATACAAGCCGGCGGGAACCCAGTATTCGGCTTTAGAAGTCGCCACAAAAATGATTACGATTAGCGACAATACAGCTACAAATATGCTGATTGCGCGCTTGGGAGGAATAGAAGCACTTAACCAAAGGTTCCGCAGTTGGGGTTTAACAACCACAGCCATTCGCAACCAACTCCCCGATTTACAGGGAACAAATACTACCAGTCCCAAGGAATTAGCCACATTAATGGCGATGGTAAATCAGGGGAACTTGGTGAATATGCGATCGCGCGATCGCTTACTCGATATCATGCGCCAAACTGAAAGAGACAATTTGCTCCCATCCGGTTTGGGCACAGGCGCTACTATTGCCCATAAAACAGGCGATATTGGTACAATGCTGGCAGATGCTGGTTTAGTAGATATCCCAACGGGTAAGCGCTACATAGCCGCAGTCATGGTACAGCGTCCCAACAACGACCCGCGTGCCGAAAAACTGATTAGTGGTATTTCTCGAGCAGCTTACCAACAATTTAGCCAAAATGGTGTCATCCCCAATGTGACAAGTAGTCCTACACCAACCACTGGTTATCAGACTCCAGTTATGTCACCATCTGCGCCCAATAGTGGTGTTAATACTGTACCAGTAATGCCTAATAACGGCGTTAACAATGTACCGATGATGCCTAATAATGGGGGTAATGCATTACCAATGAATGGTTATCCTGCCCCAGTTATGGCTCCTTACCCAAATGGTATGGTAAATCCTATGCCACCGAATACTGGTTATCCATATCCTGTCATGAATCCCCCATATTACCCACCAAGGTAA
- a CDS encoding RNA methyltransferase: protein MGLAGVRIVLVEPAGPMNVGSIARVMKNFGLHQLVIVNPQCDRLSKEAMKMAVHAKEILQSAVVVATLPEALQGCVRVIATAGRVSSWETALENPRTALPWLLEEPEKPVALIFGREDRGLSNEELNYAQRFVTIPSNKNYQSLNLAMAVAVCCYELAQSTEQLETQPPVATELAPWEILEAYYQQLESLLLKIGYLYPHTAASRMEKFRQLYNRTHLQTTEVAMLRGILRQVEWALTNASDRENCDS from the coding sequence ATGGGGTTAGCTGGGGTGAGAATCGTGTTGGTAGAACCAGCTGGGCCCATGAATGTCGGTTCAATTGCCAGAGTAATGAAAAATTTTGGCTTGCATCAGCTAGTAATCGTCAATCCCCAATGCGATCGCCTGTCTAAGGAAGCAATGAAAATGGCGGTTCATGCCAAAGAAATCTTACAATCTGCCGTGGTGGTGGCAACATTGCCAGAAGCTTTACAAGGATGTGTGCGGGTAATAGCTACTGCGGGAAGAGTTAGCAGTTGGGAAACAGCTTTAGAAAATCCCCGCACTGCACTTCCTTGGTTACTCGAAGAACCAGAAAAGCCAGTGGCGCTGATTTTTGGACGGGAAGATCGGGGATTAAGTAATGAAGAATTAAATTATGCTCAAAGGTTTGTTACCATTCCTAGTAATAAAAATTATCAATCTTTAAACTTGGCTATGGCCGTAGCTGTTTGTTGTTACGAACTGGCGCAATCTACAGAACAATTAGAAACTCAGCCTCCAGTAGCAACAGAACTCGCTCCCTGGGAGATACTGGAGGCGTATTACCAACAATTAGAATCTTTACTGCTGAAAATTGGTTATCTTTACCCCCATACCGCAGCTAGCCGGATGGAAAAATTTCGCCAGTTATATAATCGTACACACCTGCAAACTACAGAAGTAGCTATGTTACGGGGGATTTTACGGCAGGTAGAATGGGCACTGACAAATGCTAGCGATCGCGAAAATTGCGATTCGTAG
- a CDS encoding ElyC/SanA/YdcF family protein: MQKRKNRQWLKLLKIRLIKRQELWVLTVQGWIIAIALVAALLFFAITHIHPFLAVNSPIKSAKVLVVEGWVPDYALQEAISEFKRGNYRQIITTGGTLEQGSYLSEYKSFADVAAITLKKLGVEPEKVIAVPAPYVIKDRSYASANQFSRWLANSELKGESINLFSWDAHTRRSWLLFKKVLAPNIQVGAIASTNRDYNPQQWWRYSQGVRTVIDEAIAYIYAQFFNWKA; encoded by the coding sequence ATGCAGAAAAGAAAAAATCGTCAGTGGCTAAAACTACTCAAAATTCGATTAATTAAACGCCAAGAATTGTGGGTTTTGACGGTTCAGGGATGGATAATTGCGATCGCTTTAGTTGCGGCTTTACTATTTTTCGCAATTACTCATATACATCCATTTCTAGCCGTCAATTCTCCCATCAAATCAGCAAAAGTATTGGTAGTGGAAGGATGGGTACCAGATTACGCACTGCAAGAGGCGATTAGTGAATTTAAACGCGGAAATTATCGCCAAATCATCACCACAGGCGGAACATTAGAGCAAGGAAGTTATTTAAGCGAATATAAAAGCTTTGCAGACGTAGCCGCAATCACCTTAAAAAAATTGGGTGTAGAACCAGAGAAAGTGATAGCTGTTCCTGCACCTTATGTAATTAAGGATCGTAGCTATGCATCTGCTAACCAATTTAGTCGCTGGTTAGCTAATTCAGAGTTGAAAGGAGAATCTATAAATCTATTCTCTTGGGATGCTCATACTCGTAGAAGCTGGCTGCTATTTAAAAAAGTATTAGCTCCTAATATTCAAGTCGGTGCGATCGCATCTACCAACAGAGACTACAATCCCCAGCAATGGTGGCGTTACAGCCAAGGTGTGCGGACAGTCATCGATGAAGCGATCGCATATATTTATGCACAATTTTTTAATTGGAAAGCTTAG
- a CDS encoding restriction endonuclease: MKRNIPSQLMKDSAKQCARAHREAEIAKKRAAQKSHKLLQPRKKQSGLNYLEQRLTDVDEINAEIADWIGELQTILEHTLAVEDTISFDNLRIRDTFPAMETPQQLSIASPQPQFQKPPSLPHWLMQRLPFLERRYQKALRNAESNYQIAKQKYEEKETSRQLSLERLKANYEWHKHTAILETKKRNAEVDELEEAYQDRAEAAVVLYNEMVLERSEYPLLEDLQYISYTDENKVAFPQQFQVAYFSAAKQLVIDYELPTWKIIPTIAEVRYDGGKDEIYGIPRTLREIEELYQNLIAAITLRTISEVFAADLGQHLDFVVFNGFVQKLDFNTKKHIPTNLISVRVSKDSFSNLNFSTIDTLTCLRKLGAQVSSHLTAIQPVQSITELNIVNEKVILKEDIG, translated from the coding sequence ATGAAACGAAATATACCATCTCAGTTGATGAAAGATAGTGCTAAGCAATGTGCGCGCGCTCATAGAGAGGCGGAAATAGCAAAAAAACGCGCCGCCCAGAAATCCCACAAATTGTTACAGCCAAGAAAAAAACAAAGTGGGCTAAATTATTTAGAACAGCGATTAACTGATGTTGATGAAATTAATGCAGAAATAGCAGATTGGATCGGTGAGTTGCAAACTATCCTAGAACATACTCTGGCAGTAGAAGACACAATTTCATTTGACAACTTACGAATTCGAGATACATTTCCCGCAATGGAAACACCACAGCAATTATCCATTGCATCCCCACAACCGCAATTTCAAAAACCACCTTCTTTACCTCATTGGTTGATGCAACGGCTACCTTTTTTAGAGCGAAGATATCAGAAGGCGCTGCGAAATGCCGAATCAAACTATCAAATTGCTAAACAAAAATATGAAGAAAAAGAAACCAGTCGTCAATTATCACTAGAACGCTTAAAAGCTAATTATGAATGGCATAAACATACTGCAATTTTAGAAACTAAAAAGCGCAATGCAGAGGTTGATGAATTAGAGGAAGCTTATCAAGATAGAGCCGAAGCTGCTGTAGTTCTTTACAATGAAATGGTATTAGAAAGGTCAGAATATCCATTGTTAGAGGATTTGCAATACATATCCTATACAGATGAAAACAAGGTGGCATTTCCTCAGCAATTTCAAGTGGCTTATTTCTCTGCAGCAAAACAATTAGTAATTGATTATGAACTCCCGACTTGGAAAATTATTCCTACAATTGCAGAAGTCAGGTACGATGGTGGGAAAGATGAGATTTATGGGATTCCGAGAACGTTAAGAGAAATTGAGGAATTATATCAAAATCTAATAGCTGCCATTACTTTACGAACAATTAGCGAAGTTTTTGCAGCAGATCTAGGACAACACCTAGATTTTGTTGTATTTAATGGCTTTGTACAAAAATTGGACTTCAACACAAAAAAGCATATCCCAACCAACTTAATCTCAGTCAGAGTCTCTAAAGATAGTTTCAGCAATCTCAATTTCAGCACAATTGATACACTCACCTGTTTGCGGAAACTAGGGGCACAAGTGTCATCACATCTAACTGCTATACAACCAGTACAATCAATTACTGAACTCAATATAGTCAACGAGAAGGTGATACTGAAAGAAGATATTGGTTAA